A section of the Elizabethkingia anophelis R26 genome encodes:
- a CDS encoding FISUMP domain-containing protein translates to MEEELFPEKKCNDYLLPRLVKAMTLSAGLSLIFFMTSCRSADTETITGNAEVKINFKGSNYEGIAELGMQASSGGNLQYKSSNQHQEIKMDNDFIVVADLIPQNPTLELHATASNVNNLMAATEPGLLPNDICYKLLVYDNNGNYVAERDYIRGKESNTAITPALMLDGGQTYTFVAYCINTTTIASLPSVVNKNTLAGATLSDMAGSTDLMYFKSSPVTLRGGTNNYLDIVLKHMFSKITTTLDVSQTGYKIHTIDANIAPHYNKASIKLADGVITRNDLGSTPIQFTLPAGDVIDLYPNSVSNVSIIDNDINNTTVFNIASIRLGVGNKVTGGASIVNKNIKIENLKVTPGVKYNLNINIVPVDTYLTYMGVPAARINGQIWMRYNMGVTNMDLVANNPDQDPQIAALYGSYYFWGLKDPYSATNNTQKSGPVGAWNSGTNYAPVKNQTYDPCPSGFRVPTTNEWLKLIEYTTSENIGKWDATPVDFGGSFGAGKVLRSKKNTSVKITLPIAGTFHAAAHVDYRGYVGNYWTSTESSNVQLIRFSVENPVPATSAVVTSISTTDKSFNQYSLRCIADVPN, encoded by the coding sequence ATGGAAGAAGAACTATTCCCGGAAAAAAAATGTAATGATTATCTCTTGCCTCGTTTGGTAAAAGCTATGACTTTATCAGCAGGACTGAGTCTTATTTTTTTTATGACATCGTGCCGGAGTGCAGATACAGAAACTATTACCGGAAATGCGGAAGTAAAAATAAATTTTAAAGGCAGTAACTATGAAGGTATTGCCGAATTAGGCATGCAGGCCTCGTCAGGAGGAAATTTACAATATAAAAGTTCTAATCAGCATCAGGAAATAAAGATGGATAATGACTTTATTGTTGTTGCAGATCTTATTCCACAAAACCCAACTTTAGAGCTACATGCTACTGCAAGTAATGTTAATAATCTTATGGCTGCAACTGAGCCTGGGCTGCTGCCTAATGATATTTGTTACAAGCTTTTAGTATATGATAATAATGGTAATTATGTAGCTGAACGCGATTATATACGTGGAAAGGAGAGTAATACCGCGATTACACCTGCTCTTATGCTGGACGGAGGACAAACTTATACCTTTGTTGCTTATTGTATAAATACAACAACTATAGCCTCTCTGCCTTCTGTTGTTAATAAAAATACACTGGCAGGTGCTACATTAAGTGATATGGCAGGATCCACAGATTTAATGTATTTTAAATCTTCACCTGTAACATTACGGGGAGGAACTAATAATTATCTGGATATTGTGCTAAAGCATATGTTTAGTAAGATTACCACAACGCTGGATGTATCTCAGACCGGATATAAGATTCATACTATAGATGCCAATATTGCTCCGCATTATAACAAAGCAAGTATAAAGCTGGCAGACGGAGTTATTACAAGGAATGATTTGGGGAGTACGCCAATCCAGTTTACATTGCCTGCTGGTGATGTCATAGACCTTTATCCTAATTCTGTAAGTAATGTAAGTATTATAGACAATGATATAAATAATACTACTGTTTTTAATATCGCTTCTATCCGTCTGGGCGTTGGAAATAAAGTTACGGGGGGAGCCAGTATTGTTAATAAAAATATTAAAATCGAAAATCTGAAAGTGACACCGGGAGTTAAATATAACCTGAATATTAATATAGTTCCTGTGGATACTTATCTTACCTATATGGGAGTCCCTGCAGCCAGAATAAACGGGCAGATATGGATGCGTTATAACATGGGCGTTACCAATATGGATCTTGTAGCCAATAATCCGGATCAGGATCCACAGATTGCAGCATTGTATGGCAGTTATTATTTCTGGGGACTTAAAGATCCCTATAGCGCTACCAATAATACACAAAAAAGTGGTCCAGTCGGAGCGTGGAATAGCGGAACAAATTATGCACCCGTAAAAAATCAGACTTATGATCCTTGTCCGTCTGGCTTTAGAGTTCCGACAACAAATGAATGGCTTAAGCTAATAGAGTATACAACTTCTGAAAATATCGGAAAGTGGGATGCTACCCCGGTAGACTTCGGAGGATCCTTTGGAGCAGGCAAAGTTTTGCGGAGTAAAAAGAATACCAGTGTTAAGATAACGCTTCCTATTGCCGGAACATTTCACGCAGCAGCCCATGTTGATTATCGGGGATATGTAGGAAACTACTGGACAAGTACGGAAAGCAGTAATGTTCAGTTGATCAGATTTTCAGTTGAAAATCCGGTTCCGGCAACGTCTGCTGTTGTTACCAGTATAAGTACCACAGATAAATCTTTTAATCAGTACTCTTTACGTTGTATTGCTGATGTGCCCAATTAG
- a CDS encoding asparaginase has translation MKRKVLIIYTGGTIGMEKDYESGSLKAFDFSTIANRIPEINLLDCDVTLSQFSTPLDSSDVGPEHWTAIAKIIKENYEDFSGFLILHGTDTMAYTASALSFMLKGLRKPVILTGSQLPIGDLRTDAKENLLTSLYYASFYDGDEAVIQEVALYFEYKLLRGNRCIKASAENFDAFKTPNYPILGQSGVNLEADRNILYRAPKNETFDIDLHISKKVFLIWIFPGMNLNEVESFIKASEIKVLILRVFGSGTFFSDKNIENILLNIRANGTEIVIISQCISGEISVGKYDNSNIFKRIGAISGGDLTAESALTKAMHLIENPHYKESFSTLFSKSLRGEMSN, from the coding sequence ATGAAGCGCAAAGTACTCATTATTTACACCGGAGGTACCATTGGTATGGAGAAAGACTATGAAAGCGGAAGCCTTAAAGCTTTCGACTTCTCAACAATTGCTAATCGTATTCCGGAGATTAATCTCCTGGACTGCGATGTTACATTAAGTCAATTTTCTACTCCATTGGATTCTTCTGATGTAGGTCCTGAACATTGGACTGCCATAGCCAAAATTATCAAGGAAAATTACGAAGATTTTTCGGGATTTTTGATACTTCATGGCACCGATACAATGGCTTATACAGCTTCCGCCCTTAGCTTCATGCTAAAAGGATTACGGAAGCCCGTCATTCTTACAGGTTCCCAGCTTCCTATTGGTGATCTGAGAACAGATGCTAAAGAAAATCTGTTGACAAGCTTATATTATGCCAGTTTCTATGATGGTGATGAGGCGGTGATTCAGGAAGTTGCCTTATACTTTGAATATAAATTATTACGAGGCAACCGTTGTATAAAAGCCAGCGCCGAGAATTTCGACGCCTTTAAAACACCTAACTATCCCATTTTAGGGCAATCTGGTGTAAACCTGGAAGCCGATCGTAATATCTTATACAGGGCTCCTAAGAATGAAACTTTCGATATCGATTTGCATATTTCCAAAAAAGTATTCCTGATATGGATATTCCCGGGAATGAATCTAAATGAGGTGGAAAGTTTCATCAAAGCTTCAGAAATAAAAGTATTGATCCTTCGTGTATTTGGATCAGGAACTTTTTTTTCAGATAAAAACATCGAAAATATCCTACTTAATATAAGAGCTAACGGAACAGAAATCGTAATTATTTCTCAGTGTATTTCCGGTGAAATTTCTGTTGGAAAATATGACAACAGCAACATTTTCAAACGCATTGGTGCAATTAGCGGTGGTGACCTTACTGCTGAAAGTGCACTTACCAAAGCCATGCACCTCATCGAAAACCCACACTATAAGGAAAGCTTCAGTACATTGTTCTCAAAAAGTTTAAGAGGAGAAATGTCAAATTAA
- a CDS encoding TetR/AcrR family transcriptional regulator has translation MRSSPRERILNTASILFHEQGYNNTGINQIIADSGVSKASFYDHFKSKDDLCLEFLNQRYKYWSSQWEAFIAKSSGQKEKILMSFDFLMYMNEKENFRGCSFLNISSEIPDDKIQIHKTIRQHKNELRNFFTKEIPDEILAAHIYMLFESSIVMGRLYGNNELTIKSKIIVNGLLKD, from the coding sequence ATGAGAAGCTCTCCACGTGAAAGAATATTAAATACTGCAAGCATCTTGTTTCATGAGCAAGGTTATAATAACACGGGCATAAATCAGATTATTGCAGATTCTGGGGTTTCAAAAGCCAGTTTTTATGATCACTTCAAATCAAAAGATGATTTATGCTTAGAATTTTTAAATCAAAGGTACAAGTACTGGTCTTCGCAATGGGAAGCTTTTATAGCGAAATCTTCCGGTCAGAAAGAAAAAATACTCATGTCATTTGATTTCCTGATGTACATGAATGAAAAAGAGAACTTCAGAGGTTGTAGTTTTTTAAATATTTCCTCTGAGATTCCTGATGATAAAATCCAGATTCACAAAACAATCCGCCAGCACAAAAACGAATTAAGAAATTTTTTCACAAAAGAAATCCCTGATGAGATTTTAGCAGCACATATTTACATGCTTTTTGAAAGCTCAATCGTTATGGGTAGACTTTACGGAAATAATGAGTTAACCATAAAATCTAAAATTATAGTAAACGGTTTGCTGAAAGATTAA
- a CDS encoding tetratricopeptide repeat protein: MNKNKMKSVKQIVIGMLLLGSVNVAYAQTTDSTKQSQPTDQTKQQDNNALVKEAIAYQDKQDWNNALATWKKVSASIPEWAPAYYGQGYVYQSLKDKANAQASFEKFIATVKPEEVEANKQNLAYAHMYVAFALYETNKEEAKKHIAKALEYDPNNEDAKKLSKSINQ, translated from the coding sequence ATGAACAAGAACAAAATGAAAAGTGTAAAGCAAATAGTAATCGGAATGTTATTATTAGGATCTGTAAATGTAGCTTATGCACAAACAACAGACAGCACCAAACAATCACAACCCACTGACCAGACAAAACAACAAGACAACAATGCATTGGTAAAAGAGGCAATAGCTTATCAGGATAAACAAGACTGGAACAATGCTCTAGCAACCTGGAAAAAAGTTAGTGCATCTATTCCGGAATGGGCACCAGCCTATTATGGACAGGGTTATGTTTATCAGTCATTGAAAGACAAAGCAAATGCTCAGGCTTCTTTTGAGAAATTTATTGCTACGGTAAAACCTGAAGAAGTTGAAGCGAATAAACAAAATCTGGCTTATGCCCATATGTATGTTGCTTTTGCTTTGTATGAAACGAACAAAGAAGAAGCCAAAAAGCATATTGCAAAAGCTTTAGAATATGATCCTAACAATGAAGATGCTAAAAAACTAAGTAAAAGTATCAATCAATAA